The genomic interval ATATTGCTACTTACCCAATCCAAAACTGTGGGATCAATGCCATCAACAAGAAGCTCGAGGCTCCAAATCTCTTGCTTCCACAAGGACTCTTCTTTTTCACGTGTGAAAGGGAAAGCCAAATTTCCCCAAATCCATATCATGTGGAGAGCATTTTGAGAGGACAATCTTCCATGTGGATCAAGTGCTACTAGAATAGCTCTCTTTGTGAAATTCCACACTTCTTTGATATACTTAATCACTGATGGTTCAATGATGAAAGGATCTCGAACACTATACCATGGCATTGATGCTTGAAGATACTCAAACTTTTGCTTATTCACTTCATTCCATGTTGCTTTGTCCACAACAGGAATCCACACCATCTCATAGTGTGTCTCACCCCTTGATCTTGCATCTTTGTACAAATTATCAAGTATCATAATCTCTTCTTGTGAAAGATCAAGATCTGATATGAGAAGTAACACATGTTTCCTCCTTAGTACCTCAAGACTAACCTGCAATGTTTTAAACCATGATGTAGAATTATAAGTcttacacaaaataaaaaagggaCTAGTTGTTATTAGAAGCTTAAAAACAAACCTTTAATTTTGTAGTTCCATCTATAAGTGGTGGAATATCATCCTTTGCATAAATCAGTGCTCTCATAATTTTCATGTTGTCTACATGGACTGTCTCGAAAAGGCGAATCAGATTGTGAAATGCCTCAATATGCCTCTTCTCATCTGGACAGAGTTTCAATTTGATACGAAGTTTTAGTTTCTTACATTGAGCATAAAATGTTGCAAGGAAAATCTTGAATTCAGGTTATAGATAtccaaaataaattgattttctaaTTATGCTTTCAATGTCCGTGATGTGTCAGCTTAAGAGTTTAACCTTGTAACTTCAAAAGAAGAAGTTCAAATCTCCTCAGAGAAATAGTTGTAAAATGGTTATTAGTgcaactttaattaataataatgatgttttCAATGATGTGCTGACCTATAGCTTGGTAGCAAAGAGCAAGTTGGTTCTTGAGGTGCTCATAAATACTATTGACTTTGTGAGCCAAACTAGATAACTCCCATGCCTCTGTGGCTGATGAGATGGCCCTGCAAAAATAAGGATCTCTAATTATTAACTTACCATTTCAAAAAACAACTGAGTGCATGTTTGAAATCCCAGTGAACcgaataaaatcacaatgtcactgtgattttgttgaagtTTCAAATGCAGCTTTTGCTTAAATCGAAATGGTTCACTGTAATTCTGCTAAACTCATCATAAACTCAAACATGCACTGAGTCGATTTAAGTGATGGAAATGGATGAGTTAGATTATTATATGATACGCTAATAATTAGCTTACTCATTTCTCATGCCAATGAGACTTGCAATTTGTGAGGCACAAGCCACAATACTTCTAATAACCCAATAAGCAGCAATAGGAATATGAGCACTTGCAACAGACATAGGAGGAACATCTTCTGAAATATATTCAGATGGCAACTCCTTGAATTCAACAATGCACATAGTAACATCAAGTGCAGCCTTCACAAGCTTATTGAGTGCATCAAATTGAGGTCTCAATGAAACAGAATTCTCAACAATGTCAGGAAGTTGCTTAAGGAGAGCTACAGATTTGGCAAGTGTGTTTGATCCACTTGACTGAGCAACAAGCCAAAACTCCCCAAAAATAACAGCAAAAGCTGCTAAGGTTAACACAACTTTTGCATGCCAAGGATAGCTAGAAAGGTAATTCAGTAACACCATTGTTGATGCATGTGCATCTCCACCTCCTGAGCATTTGCATGAAAGCTGCCAATATATAGATCATTTAATTTTAGACTTTAGAgaagaaaaatttgaaagaatTGAACGTGTATGATCCCTTACACTACAATAGCTGCACGGTACAACAAATGTGAAAACTGTTAAATCTAGAgagtgaaaatttatttttatagatcaAACGGACCCTACAGCTGCTGTAGAGGATTCAAGTTCGAAATAAACATCAAACACTTTTACATGTTTACaagaattatttaatttgtttatattaaataGTTCAATGAATTCCACAGTACAAAACTAAAAGCTGTTACAATCATAAGTATCTGTAGCACTAAAAGCAAAATAAAGCAAAGTGTGCTTTAGAATCACACATTAATGCTAATTTTTTGTATGTTGTAATAATGTAAAGCTGCCCTTGGAATCAAAGATAAGAATATTTCATGCAAAAGTTAAGAGTAGGAAAAGAATCATTCTTGTACTCCTTTTTCAACACTGACATATAtgtaagttatttattttaagaaacgCATTTTATCCTAGACAACACtgacatataaataataatgaactttttataaaagttaagaTTCATATAAACACAACCTCACAAGAAATTTTGTTAATGATAAAAGCCAAAGCGTCAAGCATATCAAATTCAGCCAAAGCAGCAGCGGTTTCCATTGTCTCTTGTTCAGGTTTTACCTGCCAAATGAAGCAAATTCACACCATAATATAATAGTACTAAAAGATTACTATCTAAATTTCAGTTAAGAACAATTGGCACATGCATGCATAGAAGCAAAATAGAAAGAGcactaaaatcatatttttataaaacagtCACACTTTAAATTGAAAGTGTGTCCGACGTATGACAAGGGTTAGTGTCcaacacattttttaaaattattacttgtGTTTGTATGTATGTGTGTCAGTATCATATCATGTGTCTGCATCACtgtaaaaacaaattaaattaaacaaacatgTTTGTGAATTTTAATGTCTTAGTAATTACACGATCATGACCCTCAACGCTGCGAGCAATGATTTGAATCAAAATTTCATCAACAATTTGGATAAGGGGTTTGACATCAATTTCACGACCATCAGGAGCATGAGTGGACTGAACTTGTTTCATCATGGCACTGTCATCAGATGTAGAGAACATTCGTCTCTCCTTCTTAAGCTGCATTTTGTTAGGAGCAGCTGGTAACTGGCGAGGATAGCTAGCCATGTTACTTAAGATATAAAAACAGAACACAATATagaaatattaattgtttttatttgagtATTAGTGGTTGTAATAGGAACTCATTTGTAGTGCATATATATAATGAGAAGAAGTGGAATTAAGTACCTTGCTTGTAGGAGGGTATACAACAAAAGCTAAAGCGATGGTCATTTCCTATTAGGATAAGAAAGAATGAACAAGGCTTATGAATGGTGGATCCTGCAGCTTCTAATTTACTTCATAAACATAGATATACACAAAAGTTAACAGTTCATTTTTCCAACAATCATTGATATATAACATAATCATGTTATTTTTGGTAATCATATAACGTTAGGCATAAACCAAagcatattataaaaataatgcaCTTTATGACATCAGAGAAGTCACGTCACCgtgtctttttttttcaaaagaaggACGAaggcttaaaaaaaaaagaaaattaaatgtcTAAAGAAATATTCCGAGACATGTCTAAatgatatcataaaaaataattttatggaGTTAAACTAAACCACTAAAGTGATATTGTGAGACATGCATTCCtatatgatattataaaaaataacccTATAGAGTTAAATTAAACGACTAAAGTGATATTTCGAGACAAACATCTTTAAatgatatcataaaaaataattttatggaATTAAATTAAACGCTAAAGTGATATTCCGATATACGTATCGAAAACGGATTTTCTGACTTAGAGGCGGGAAAGGTAGGGTGTCTTTCACCCACTTTGTGCCATTGGATCAATCCAATGCTTTAGAAAGAGCCACGTGGCCTTATTGTTTTAAAACTAAAAGCATCAGCCCAAGTTCAAAAAAAAAGACGTAAACTCTGAAAATCTCAGTCTTTTCGACTCTTTCTTCCTCAAGTTCACCTAGAACTCTTTGAACCATTCATTTCCATGGCATCTTCCtgttgcatttttctcatctcacattttttctttcttcctcaAACTCAACACAGTCGCGTTTGATAATCAAGGCACGACCACGTGTCACGTAGGGGAAAAGGTACTAAAGCATAAGACCACGTGTCACGTAGGGGAAAAGATACTAAACTTCTGCGGATGCTTTTAGTTTTAAAACAATAAGGCCACGTGGCTCTTTCTAAAGCATTGGATTGATCCAATGGTACAAAGTGGGTGAAAGGCACCCTACCTTTCCCGCCTCTAAGTCAGAGAATCCGTTTCCTACATGGATCCTACatgatatcataaaaaataacctTGTCcacaatattataataaaaaataaagttaagtTGACGTTAGTTTATCAATCAACGTATCTATTTCCTTCTCATTTATTTCCTTCTAGTTATGTGTTATCTACGAAGGACATGAACATttctgtaaaaaataattttgaacacTTGTATCAGATTGTTGGGCCATTGAAAGTCCtccttgaaaataattttgctCCACTAAATCCATTAAAATCAACAATGAAGACAGCCATCCAATCAATGTTTAATCGTTCCAAATTTAATAACCAGTTTTATTTTTTACGTCTCTAATTTCCAATTTCGTCTTCGTCTTAATTTTCACTTTTTAAGTAATAGATAATGGTGTTATCAAATTCAAgtggataaataaataaataaataaataaataaataaataaatagaacaCTTAAGTGACGTGTTAGGAAGGAATGGTTGGCACGTGTGGATGGTATATGATGATTGGGCATGAGAGCGTGTGAGAGAAAATTGTAGAAAGAAAGTGTGAGAAGGGTAGAAATGAATGTTCGGTACTATTTCCCTGTATCGGTGGCGTATGATTCCCGCGCGTGTTACGAAGCAGCAACAACAAAACCAACTAATCACTCTCTTTCTCTAACCCTCTTACACCACCGTTCTCTTTCTCTTCCCTTCTTCCAAAACCCTAATTTCCTCACGGGAAACACTATGCAGGTGATTCTAATTCAACCCCCTCACTCTctcatttttagtttctattctaaatatatacaaaattgtAATATTCATTTACTTATCTCATCCACCATTCTGGATTTAAGGTATATATTAACAATTGGCGATTGCATattgatgattaaaattagaGCAGATAGATTAagacataataaataaatatgtaattggactacaatattCTTATTTAATCTCCTTGTATTGGTCTTCAAAATTGTCAGCGTCCATCAAATTAGTCTCCAAATTTTGTAAATTACAAAATGCATTCATGAAACTGTAACACAGTCAATATGCTCTATGTTTACTTTCCTACATTAAGTGAACACatgttttttcatatttatccCACATCAATGCTGGATGATCACAATAAActtatgtatgtatgtatttcATGTCAACTCTAGGTTTGCCACCTTCACATCCAAACACATTAAATAGTTCTGTACATCATTAATTTCATATGCAATTTAGTCTTTGGTGATGTGGCATTGATATGGAagattacatatttatttaacatgCCATATTATAGCATCTGAACACAAAAGTTAACAGAGGgacaattttgatttatatgttATAGTTTCAAGGATGTATTTGTCAATTTGTAAAATTCCAGGATTGTTTTGACTGATGCTCACTATATCGAGGACCAATTTGAATATTCACTCTAGTATTTGTCATTTATTGCATTACAAATTTCTAATGTATCTCTCCTATGAAGGGTATATATGGGAAAAAGGTATTAATTCGACATTGAAATTATATAACATCAATTGATAAAGAATGGAGGGAGTAAGGGTTAGCTACACCTTCACTAACACTATGTCGTACACACACTCCTTTGTTTATCGGGTGAAATTCATGTGGGTCCCACCGTAGACTGACAGGAAAACTCATAAGATTAGGTGAAACCCAACAATAGGAAGCATTTCAAATAGGATAACGGATCCCCTAACTTTGATGGTTGATGACTAAATAACTTTGATGGATCTCCTAACTTCAAAAATTGTGTTAAAAGATGTAGCAGGTTTCTACTTTTCTAGTCATTgtgtatcatttttcttctctttacCAAAGAGAGAAAGGAAAAGTGAAGAAAACTAAACAGTATTGTTATTTGGGTTACTTAATCATGTTCTATGTGTTGTTATTGTATGCATTTATGTTTTAACTACAAAAAATACAGCGATTCTGCTCCGTGAATGGCATAAGTAAGAACAGAGCAATGGTGGAGAGGTTGCAGCATTTTGGAGTAATCACATCAAGCAAGGTGGCTGAAGTAATGGAGACTGTTGATAGAGCTTTGTTTGTACCTAGTGGATCAGCTCCTTATGATGACAGCCCAATGGCCATAGGCTACAATGCCACTATATCTGCACCTCATATGCATGCTACCTGCCTTCAGTTGCTGGAGGAGAATTTGCAACCTGGGATGCGCGCTCTCGACGTTGGCTCTGGTATGTACTTTATAGTCAATCAACCTGTTTATAACCATTTATTTGCTTTTCTAAATTCAAATCTattcataaaatattcaaataatccAGGAGAAATAGAAGTTGTTTGCTCGTCAGAGAACAAAGTTTTGCTATGCATTCCGTTACTATTtgtgattatttaattttttgttgttgccttGTGACATAAATGCActaggtaaaataaatttactgACTCACTGTCATATACATGTAACTCAGTGACTGATTATTGAGATAGATGGTATAACTTCTACTAGTTGACGACAAGCAGTAATAGTAATTATAAGGATGAGTAGAAAAAACAAACTGGATATTATGGCCTGAACACTAGATAGCATAGCATGTGGATGAAGAGTAGCTTCTGAGCTATACTTTCTACTTCCATTCTTGGAAGATTGATATAGTTAGAACAAGATATTGTGAAGATGTTATGATAACATACCGTGACTGTGTTTGTTGAAAGGCAATTATAATCAGCATTCTCCTGACTCCTATTGATTTGCATAACGACTGATGCTCTATATTAGAAcagttttttcttctttttggtTGTTTGCCTTTTCTCATTGTTCTTTTCCTGTGATGTTTATAGTTTCCACCTTTTGTGCCTGTTTGCAGGAACAGGGTATCTGACTGCGTGTTTTGCCTTGATGGTTGGACCCCGAGGCCGTGCTGTTGGTGTAGAGCATATTCCTGAATTGGTTTCTTTTGCAATAGAAAATATTCAGAAAAGTGCTGCAGCTACACTATTGAAAGATGGTTCCCTTTTTGTTCATGTTGGTGGTATGATTTCTGAAATTTCTGTGAATCTGAAAGATTGAAGCTTTTCATCTTAGCATGGAAATTGAATCTAGTTGACCATGAAAATTCAATCTAGTCCTTGTTCCAGGTATAAAGGATGAGACATAATGCAAAtggttaaataatttaaattctgTTGTCGAGTCCATGAAATAAACAGAGAAAATAACCTGTTTGCCAAAATCTATGATTTCTGTGAGGTGATTGAGTCCTCTAAAAATGAAAGTAGAGTTGATCCAAAAGTATTGTGTGTTTGTTATGGTTATATGAGATTTTTTAGGGTGGTACTACTATATTCATGACAATTAAATCTATTGATTCAATAATCTATGCCTGTGTGATTGTACTTGATTATATTTATCTTTGTTCAGGAGTTAAatcattttgtttaaatttttgaatcagtgtttcttaaaaaaaatgaattagtgcattcataatttcaaatatttaattaattgttatgttGACAGATGGAAGGGAAGGTTGGCCAGAATTTGCTCCTTATGATGCCATTCACGTTGGAGCAGCAGCACCAGAAATTCCCCAACCACTTATTGACCAGTTGAAGCCTGGTGGGAGAATGGTGATTCCTGTTGGTAACATGTTTCAAGATTTAAAGGTGGTGGACAAGAATTCTGATGGTTCTATCAGTATCCGGACTGAGACCTCTGTTCGTTATGTGCCCCTCACTAGTCGAGAAGCTCAACTGCGCGGCTACTAAGATGGTGCCAAAATCTTGAATTGTGGAAGGTTAATGCTTCAGGTGTCAGTGTTTGGAACTTGAATGTACACACATGACGTTAGAATTTGTACAGTTAATGTTTGCTGAATTTTGCAAGCTTATACATATATCTATCAGTGGTTGGAACTTGGATGTAAGCACAAGCTGTTAGAATTTGTAAAGGTAAAGGTTGGTGCTCTTCTAACAGGATAGATTCATGTAAATCCCTTGCAgcaataataattttgatacaaaatatgagactgttttcttttttaatttctagTTCAGTCTTTTAATTTACgaggatttttatttttttattttttacgctttactataaaatatttttgtaaacaactttttatttattgaaatctCTGTGAAACTCAACTTGTATTACGGTTGATCCACTGATTCAGGCTTCTTGAAGACCCGGTTACCAATCACGGAAGGAACAACATTCATCCAAACGATAATGGCTACTTAAGGGCAACCCTTAGGACATGAATAATAGTCTCCACTTCATCACCACACCTGCTGTAAAATGAATCACACAAGCATTCTATTATTGCGCTAGTTGGTTATCAACTTACCATAATGCACTGACCAACTAAAGCACATAACCCTCTTGGGGACTTCTAACTTCCATGTGATCTTCTCCCAAATCGAACTACTCAATTCAACATCATGATTGCAAAGTTATTTATAACTACTTGACACATTAAAATTACCGTGCACGTCACATGGCCACATGTACTTATCAACGCCAAGGTCTCATTAGAGAGGAAGAATGGAAATAATTTGTTGTGAGATATTAGTTGGAAGCCAAGAAAGGTTACCCAAATTCCAATCTCCTTCATCATCCATTAAGTTAGACGCATGTTGCATGTGATTGCGAATATCTCCTACTAGGTCCACAATTCTAATATTTCACAATTCTAATAGTTAACTCCATTTAACATTTAGTTCCTGCATTAGCATTCAAACCATCATCCACTGATTCGACCATAATTTAAACaagaattttcaaatattagaaTTAGAAGGCTTGACTATAACATTGTTTGCCACCGTATATTCATTTTGGCATATGGTggtttattttctttcctttcaatGTTCTCAAAAATCCCTAAATTGTATTTGAATTGATCAATtcgaatgttttttttttaagctttAATTTGAAAGTTATTGAGAACAttagaagagaaagaaaaaatcaCCTATTATATTTACCTTTTATCACCACACACCATGACACCACAAATACATATTGTCGGTTCTAAGCTCCCAACCAAATTTCATAAGACAAATTTTATTCATGATTTTGACTTTCGAGTTGTCCTCAACCCTAAACCACCCAAAGTTAATATTACAGtactttttttcaaaatcatgaatgaataaattattggctgtaaaatttcaattaattagtgTTGATAGGATGATATTGAAATTATGCTtatatttttaccaaaaaataataatacttcGAATTTAATTTCTCATTAATTAAACTTAAGAACAGTTAATATTTTGGCCGTAATAATTAGGATCTACATAAATTCAGTAATAGATTATAGgaagtaaaagaaaatatagGAAGAAAAATTGCATCGATTCTTCACATGTAGATTTGATGTGATTATTACACGTATCGTTATGAATCATGACGCCGAATAAAACCTCCAAATCTTACACTATATCCAAAGAAGCTAGAATCTATATAATGATTGCATAAAAAATTTCCTCCTTCAATTTCCCTCGatcactctctctctcttaattgaaaaataaaaacaaataaaataagaaaagagAGTAAGATTAAGAAAGAAGAGAGTGATTGaggaaaattgaaaatgatcCAAATTCATAAATTACAACTGTATCCATGATATTATAGGTCATCTCGAATGAAAGATTGGTATAGGCAATATGGTTGTATAGTATAGGCAGTATGTAGCCATTATCCCTGTTTATCATAGCATGAACGTGAGTGGTACTCGTGGGATGTTAGTAACTCCCCATGTTGTGGTGTGTGAAGGAATGGCCGAAGACAAATGCGAAGATATTGAGACAAGCGCATCAATGTCCTATAAGTGCAACTTAATGGTAAAATAGGGCAGAAACATTAGATATGTTTGAACACCGGTTCAAATCTACAATACTTCACAGTTCACATCACCACATTTAGTAAGTTTTGCCTCTAgactttttaagaaaaacacACATCAACATGACAAAAAATAAGCAATTTAtctaaattaatttaagttcTATAACACATAGCAGAAAATTTACAGGCAAGAGGAACACCCTACTCGAACCCCACTCCCCTGTCTTTCACATTTCATAAATTGTAGCAAATAGCCAAAAGAAAAAGCAAGAAAACTTGCTCCTAATCCGACCAAATAAATAACAGTAAAATACGCAAATCTAGCATGGAACTTGCTGCCAGAGAATAAAACTATATAAGAAGAATTAACACTATATCCTCAGCTATTAAAACAGATAAATAACTCCAGAATTCGACATAGACGGTTAATTGAGGTACTGCTTAAAAGGAGCCACGCCTAGGCCGGTCCTCAGCAACACTCACTCTTATTGTCCTCCCCTCCAAACTCTGCAATAAAAGAACCACACATCAGAAAATCCTCCAAAAACATATTGTCAATTCAATTTTAGTGTATTATTTCACCCCGTTTAACATGAGTCCATCATAACTGCGTTCCCTTCAGTTTCAAGAACATTTAATTATCAATGCC from Cicer arietinum cultivar CDC Frontier isolate Library 1 chromosome 5, Cicar.CDCFrontier_v2.0, whole genome shotgun sequence carries:
- the LOC101501922 gene encoding protein SIEVE ELEMENT OCCLUSION B-like isoform X1, which codes for MASYPRQLPAAPNKMQLKKERRMFSTSDDSAMMKQVQSTHAPDGREIDVKPLIQIVDEILIQIIARSVEGHDRVKPEQETMETAAALAEFDMLDALAFIINKISCELSCKCSGGGDAHASTMVLLNYLSSYPWHAKVVLTLAAFAVIFGEFWLVAQSSGSNTLAKSVALLKQLPDIVENSVSLRPQFDALNKLVKAALDVTMCIVEFKELPSEYISEDVPPMSVASAHIPIAAYWVIRSIVACASQIASLIGMRNEAISSATEAWELSSLAHKVNSIYEHLKNQLALCYQAIDEKRHIEAFHNLIRLFETVHVDNMKIMRALIYAKDDIPPLIDGTTKLKVSLEVLRRKHVLLLISDLDLSQEEIMILDNLYKDARSRGETHYEMVWIPVVDKATWNEVNKQKFEYLQASMPWYSVRDPFIIEPSVIKYIKEVWNFTKRAILVALDPHGRLSSQNALHMIWIWGNLAFPFTREKEESLWKQEIWSLELLVDGIDPTVLDWMTEGKIICLYGGEDLEWIETFTQTAMNLARTGNFDLEMVYVGKSNAKERMQRMISTFNTKKFSYFWPNVTSIWFFWARLESMLYSKLQQGKTVENDKIMSEVMTVLSFDGSDRGWAIFCRGPSEMARAKGDTALTSLRDFDKWKHKIEQDGWVPALGEYIKEIQQPHHCNRLILPGSTGGIPQKVVCAECGRQMEKYFMYRCCVE
- the LOC101501922 gene encoding protein SIEVE ELEMENT OCCLUSION B-like isoform X2, with translation MTIALAFVVYPPTSKVKPEQETMETAAALAEFDMLDALAFIINKISCELSCKCSGGGDAHASTMVLLNYLSSYPWHAKVVLTLAAFAVIFGEFWLVAQSSGSNTLAKSVALLKQLPDIVENSVSLRPQFDALNKLVKAALDVTMCIVEFKELPSEYISEDVPPMSVASAHIPIAAYWVIRSIVACASQIASLIGMRNEAISSATEAWELSSLAHKVNSIYEHLKNQLALCYQAIDEKRHIEAFHNLIRLFETVHVDNMKIMRALIYAKDDIPPLIDGTTKLKVSLEVLRRKHVLLLISDLDLSQEEIMILDNLYKDARSRGETHYEMVWIPVVDKATWNEVNKQKFEYLQASMPWYSVRDPFIIEPSVIKYIKEVWNFTKRAILVALDPHGRLSSQNALHMIWIWGNLAFPFTREKEESLWKQEIWSLELLVDGIDPTVLDWMTEGKIICLYGGEDLEWIETFTQTAMNLARTGNFDLEMVYVGKSNAKERMQRMISTFNTKKFSYFWPNVTSIWFFWARLESMLYSKLQQGKTVENDKIMSEVMTVLSFDGSDRGWAIFCRGPSEMARAKGDTALTSLRDFDKWKHKIEQDGWVPALGEYIKEIQQPHHCNRLILPGSTGGIPQKVVCAECGRQMEKYFMYRCCVE
- the PIMT2 gene encoding protein L-isoaspartyl methyltransferase 2 isoform 1 (isoform 1 is encoded by transcript variant 1): MNVRYYFPVSVAYDSRACYEAATTKPTNHSLSLTLLHHRSLSLPFFQNPNFLTGNTMQRFCSVNGISKNRAMVERLQHFGVITSSKVAEVMETVDRALFVPSGSAPYDDSPMAIGYNATISAPHMHATCLQLLEENLQPGMRALDVGSGTGYLTACFALMVGPRGRAVGVEHIPELVSFAIENIQKSAAATLLKDGSLFVHVGDGREGWPEFAPYDAIHVGAAAPEIPQPLIDQLKPGGRMVIPVGNMFQDLKVVDKNSDGSISIRTETSVRYVPLTSREAQLRGY
- the PIMT2 gene encoding protein L-isoaspartyl methyltransferase 2 isoform 2 (isoform 2 is encoded by transcript variant 2), with protein sequence MNVRYYFPVSVAYDSRACYEAATTKPTNHSLSLTLLHHRSLSLPFFQNPNFLTGNTMQRFCSVNGISKNRAMVERLQHFGVITSSKVAEVMETVDRALFVPSGSAPYDDSPMAIGYNATISAPHMHATCLQLLEENLQPGMRALDVGSGYLTACFALMVGPRGRAVGVEHIPELVSFAIENIQKSAAATLLKDGSLFVHVGDGREGWPEFAPYDAIHVGAAAPEIPQPLIDQLKPGGRMVIPVGNMFQDLKVVDKNSDGSISIRTETSVRYVPLTSREAQLRGY